The Bacillota bacterium genomic interval TCGACGCCGCCAACCTCATCAAGGAGAAGCGCATCCGGAGCCTTCCGGTCGTGGATGAGGACGGCCGGCTGCTCGGGCTCGTGGATACGCAGCACTTGGCGGTGTTCTTCGCGGAGCGGCTCGACATCGAGGGGCTTTCGATCAGCCCGGTGCAGCTGCACCTCCTGATTTCGGCCCTGCAGGGGAAGGTGTTGGCAAACACCGGCCGGTTGACCATGCTCGGGGGGGACGTGTTCGTGGCCGCCTCCCAAAAGGTCACCACGCTGAACCGGGTGAAGAAGGGTGACATCGCCATCCTGGGGGACCGGACAGACATCCAGAAGGACCTGATCAAGGGCGGATGTGCCGCCCTGATCGTCACCGGGGACCACGCCATAAACGAGGATGTCCTGGAGTTGGCCCGCCGCCACCAAGTGCTGGTGATCAGCTCCCCTTACCGCACCTTCGCCACGGCCCAGTTGGTGAGCCTCTGCCGGCCGGTGTCCCACATCATGTCTCCCAACGTGCCGGTGGCCGAGCTGCACACCACTATCAGCGAGGTCAAGCGGCAGGTGGTGGAGTCGGACTGCCGCTGCGCCATGGTGGTGGACGAGGACGACCGGTTGATCGGGATCATCACCCGGAGTGACCTGTTGGACCCTGTGCAGAAACAGGTGATCCTGGTGGACCACAACGAAATCTCCCAGGCCGTGGCCGACATCGAGCAGGCCGACATCCTGGAGATCATCGACCACCACCGCCTCGGGGACATCTCGACCATCAAGCCGATCACCGTCTACAACGAGCCGGTCGGGAGCACCTGCACCATCGTCGCCTTGCAGCTTTGCCTGCACCAGGTGGAGGTCCCCCCAGAGATCGCGGGGGCGCTGCTGTCGGGCATCCTGTCGGACACCCTGCTCCTGACCCTGTCCACCACCACCGACAAGGACCACGTGATGGCCCACCGCCTGAGCGAGATGGCCGGGCTGAACCTGGCCGAGTACGGCAAGGAACTGCTGGCGGTCAGCGTCACCGCCGAGGGCATCCCGGCCCGGGAGATCATCACGCTGGACTTCAAGGAATACCACCTGGCGGGGAAAAAGATCGGGGTGAACCAGATCATGGTCCTGGACGACTCCGAGATCCAGGCCCGGGAGGCGGAGATCAAGGGCGAAATGGAGAAACTCTGCCGGGCGGGGGGCTATGACCTGCTGGTGCTCCTGATCACCAACCCGCTCTCGGGCAAAGGCGAGGAGATCTGGGTCGCGGGCGCCGAGCAGGAAATCGTAGGCCGGGCCTTCGGGGTCAAGGTCGAGGACGGCAAATGCTTCGTGCCCCGGGTGCTCTCCCGGAAGAAGGACTTCATCCCCCGGATTGCGACCGCCCTACGGGAACGGTAGGCGTCCATACTCTGTTCACCTTCCGGACTTGCCTTCAGGAGCCTAGTTGCAACAGGGACCTTATTAGGCTACGTTGTCCCAAGGAAGCGAATATAACTCCGCAAGCAAAAAGGCCCCGGAACCTGGGCCCAGGGCCTCGCTAGGACCATCCGATCTTGGGGGGCGGCCTGAACCGCGTGGACCGGTTCCGCCGGGAGGCGGGACGCTTGAAGCCCTTGGCGCTGTCCACAAGCACCTTCCCGAACCACACAGACGCCAAGTATACCACGAACTGACCCGGGCCGTGATTTTTCATTACTTCCCAGGGAAGGTAGCTTACCTGGGCTTCGCTAATGTCAAAGATCCGCATGATCAACAGCGTGGGAATGGCAAGCACCAGGGCGGGAAGACCCTGAACCAGGAGTTTGGACCAGTTGAAACCCGTATGTGTATCCCAGCGCTCAAAAAGCCAGGGCAGACCCAATAGGACTCCGAACATAACGTGCAGCAACGGTACCGCCGCCAGCAATACGCCAGCCAGGCCGTACTCAACCGCGACCATCAGCTGCAGCCGGCGGAGCAGCATGGAGGCCACCCAAAAGAACAGTATCAGCGCCGCAGCCCAGAAAATCTCCCTGCCAATAAGCCGTTGATTCATATGGATAATCCCCTTGAGACACAGTAACCGCCAAGCAGCGGCCGAACGGTACAGCGACTGGACTGGTTGCTTTTAGCATCAAGGCATTGTGAATTACTATTCGGCTCAGCCATACCATTCTCCTGTTTGCCTTCTAAAACTAATATTCAGAATAAACTTTTTTTGCCGTCTTTGGCTTAACAAGATGTTGTACGCGGCGCGCGGTCCGGCAGGTTGTTGCCGGCCTGGGCTCCGGGTTTCAGCCGCAAGAGGGGACACGAAACCTATTCCCGTGTCCTCTGCTATCTCTTCCGGGCATCCACGTAGGCCGCAAATTCGACCCGGCCGCCGCCGACCGCGGCTTCACCGGCAAACCGGTACATCAGGTCGTACTGCTCGTTGCGCACCAATTGCGGGTGGCGCGGGAGGTAGACCAAGGCGACGTGGGTGATCCGGGATTCACGGACGGCGAACCGCCCACCGGGAATCGCCCCGAAGAACCCGTCCACGTACACAAGGGACTCGTTTCGGA includes:
- a CDS encoding putative manganese-dependent inorganic diphosphatase, with protein sequence MKRKRVLVIGHRSPDSDSICAAIGYAYFKNILDDTQVYVPCAAGALNQETEYILERFGLEPPVQVASVAATVADMDLNRPISISPRDSILDAANLIKEKRIRSLPVVDEDGRLLGLVDTQHLAVFFAERLDIEGLSISPVQLHLLISALQGKVLANTGRLTMLGGDVFVAASQKVTTLNRVKKGDIAILGDRTDIQKDLIKGGCAALIVTGDHAINEDVLELARRHQVLVISSPYRTFATAQLVSLCRPVSHIMSPNVPVAELHTTISEVKRQVVESDCRCAMVVDEDDRLIGIITRSDLLDPVQKQVILVDHNEISQAVADIEQADILEIIDHHRLGDISTIKPITVYNEPVGSTCTIVALQLCLHQVEVPPEIAGALLSGILSDTLLLTLSTTTDKDHVMAHRLSEMAGLNLAEYGKELLAVSVTAEGIPAREIITLDFKEYHLAGKKIGVNQIMVLDDSEIQAREAEIKGEMEKLCRAGGYDLLVLLITNPLSGKGEEIWVAGAEQEIVGRAFGVKVEDGKCFVPRVLSRKKDFIPRIATALRER